In one Corallococcus sp. EGB genomic region, the following are encoded:
- a CDS encoding cytochrome c oxidase assembly factor Coa1 family protein, with the protein MSPTLKWVLGALVGLPLMCCGCGGLWFRSQFPRDEALARVVNHHQVVQTLGAPVTGSFFFTGKTNVQGDDAIAEMEISLSGSKQDGVLHVKAVRTSQVWGFSRLRVVAQNGQTVNVVGGY; encoded by the coding sequence ATGTCGCCAACACTGAAGTGGGTGCTCGGAGCCTTGGTGGGATTGCCGTTGATGTGCTGCGGCTGTGGCGGCCTGTGGTTCCGAAGCCAGTTTCCCCGTGATGAAGCACTGGCGCGCGTGGTGAACCATCATCAAGTGGTCCAGACACTGGGCGCGCCCGTGACGGGCAGCTTCTTCTTCACAGGCAAGACGAACGTTCAAGGCGATGACGCAATCGCCGAAATGGAGATCTCGCTCTCTGGAAGCAAACAGGACGGCGTGCTGCACGTGAAGGCCGTCCGGACGAGCCAGGTCTGGGGCTTCAGCCGCCTTCGCGTGGTGGCGCAGAATGGCCAGACGGTCAACGTCGTCGGCGGGTACTGA
- a CDS encoding styrene monooxygenase/indole monooxygenase family protein, protein MRNIGIIGAGQAGLQLGFGLLEKGYAVTVYSDRTPEQLFNARLSATTYLFGRAHQYEQELGLDFWQGPGEYARGGDLDICAAPGQRVLRIQGRILHPGKAVDLRAKYSRWLAEFERRGGTVVVRDVDVEALEVIAPEHDLVVVTAGRNSFTRLFERDAERSVHTQPQRRLTAMIVTGMKPLHETPYPALKFILTAGHGEYFSMPYFDRIRGPLSCILMEAIPGRGLDRFGGVSTAREAMERMKQVLRDFSPWVAERLERASIVDESSWLTGAFTPTVRKPVGRLPSGRAVLGLGDVVMLNDPIAGQGLNSASKQAHAMTQAILAHGDQPFTADWMEQSFEHFWRTEGQYITAFTNMLLQPPPPHMLDYLGAASELPSLADTFFDNFGEPQRFWPWIANPTETEAVIRQAAA, encoded by the coding sequence ATGAGGAACATCGGCATCATCGGCGCGGGCCAGGCGGGGCTTCAGCTCGGCTTTGGCCTGCTGGAGAAGGGCTACGCCGTCACCGTCTATTCGGACCGCACGCCCGAGCAGCTCTTCAACGCCCGGCTGTCCGCGACCACCTACCTCTTCGGCCGCGCGCACCAGTACGAGCAGGAGCTGGGGCTCGACTTCTGGCAGGGCCCGGGCGAGTACGCCCGGGGAGGGGACCTGGACATCTGCGCGGCCCCGGGCCAGCGGGTGTTGCGCATCCAGGGGCGCATCCTCCACCCGGGCAAGGCCGTGGACCTGAGGGCGAAGTACTCGCGCTGGCTCGCGGAGTTCGAGCGGCGCGGCGGCACCGTGGTGGTGCGCGACGTGGATGTGGAAGCGCTGGAGGTGATCGCGCCGGAGCATGACCTGGTGGTCGTGACGGCAGGCCGCAACAGCTTCACCAGGCTGTTCGAACGGGACGCCGAGCGCAGCGTCCACACCCAGCCGCAGCGCCGCCTGACGGCAATGATTGTCACCGGCATGAAGCCGCTGCACGAGACGCCCTACCCCGCGCTCAAGTTCATCCTGACGGCAGGCCATGGCGAGTACTTCTCCATGCCGTACTTCGACCGCATCCGGGGCCCGCTGAGCTGCATCCTGATGGAGGCCATTCCCGGACGGGGGCTGGACCGCTTCGGCGGTGTGAGCACCGCGCGGGAGGCGATGGAGCGGATGAAGCAGGTGCTGCGGGACTTCTCGCCCTGGGTCGCGGAGCGGCTGGAGCGCGCATCCATCGTGGATGAGTCATCCTGGCTCACCGGCGCGTTCACGCCCACGGTGCGCAAGCCGGTAGGCCGGCTGCCGTCGGGGCGGGCGGTGCTGGGGCTGGGGGATGTCGTCATGCTCAACGACCCCATCGCGGGCCAGGGGCTCAACAGCGCGTCCAAGCAGGCCCACGCGATGACGCAGGCCATCCTCGCGCACGGCGACCAGCCCTTCACCGCGGACTGGATGGAGCAGAGCTTCGAGCACTTCTGGAGGACGGAGGGCCAATACATCACCGCGTTCACCAACATGCTGCTCCAGCCGCCCCCGCCGCACATGCTGGACTACCTGGGAGCCGCCTCGGAGCTCCCCTCCCTGGCCGACACGTTCTTCGACAACTTCGGGGAGCCGCAGCGCTTCTGGCCATGGATTGCCAATCCCACCGAGACCGAGGCCGTCATCCGACAGGCCGCCGCGTAG
- a CDS encoding NIF family HAD-type phosphatase — protein sequence MTAPTDSILLVLDLDETLVHASEKPLAREADFQVLGYFVHMRPHLEAFLRECAARFRLAIWSAGDDRYVAEIVKRIVPPELELDFVWGRSRCTYALDRSGVQRDGFLDASAHYDWVKKLHKLKRRGYRLERVLIVDDSPAKCIHNHGNAIYVREYEGQRHDTELLDLARYLAMLADVDNVRRIEKRNWRKQLTED from the coding sequence GTGACGGCGCCCACGGACAGCATCCTGTTGGTCCTGGACCTGGATGAGACCCTGGTCCACGCGAGCGAGAAGCCCCTGGCCCGGGAGGCGGACTTCCAGGTCCTCGGGTACTTCGTCCACATGCGTCCGCACCTGGAGGCCTTCCTCCGGGAGTGCGCCGCGCGCTTCCGGCTCGCCATCTGGTCCGCGGGAGATGACCGGTACGTCGCGGAGATCGTGAAGCGGATCGTGCCGCCGGAGCTCGAGCTGGACTTCGTCTGGGGGCGAAGCCGGTGCACGTACGCGCTCGACCGGTCCGGCGTCCAGCGAGACGGGTTTCTCGATGCGTCCGCGCACTACGACTGGGTCAAGAAGCTGCACAAGCTGAAGCGGCGAGGCTACCGGCTGGAGCGGGTGCTGATTGTCGATGACAGCCCGGCCAAGTGCATCCACAACCACGGCAACGCCATCTACGTCCGGGAATACGAAGGCCAGCGGCACGACACGGAGCTGCTCGACCTGGCCCGGTATCTGGCGATGCTCGCGGACGTGGACAACGTCCGGCGCATCGAGAAACGAAACTGGCGGAAGCAGCTCACCGAGGACTGA
- a CDS encoding tellurite resistance TerB family protein, giving the protein MTREYPEEQLLAFIQAMANVAASDGRVTEDERQQLDDVVRGLGLSPREERVAALIEKEFQKPGNLADIVRKIENRELRASVLRMLVEVACADGEIATGERAAVKDAARTFGIDTSVADELIAWTLDSIKLDQREKEIMSKLL; this is encoded by the coding sequence ATGACGCGCGAGTATCCCGAGGAGCAGCTCCTGGCGTTCATCCAGGCCATGGCCAACGTGGCGGCGAGCGACGGTCGCGTCACCGAGGACGAGCGCCAGCAGCTCGATGACGTGGTGCGGGGCCTCGGGCTGTCGCCCCGGGAGGAGCGGGTCGCCGCGCTCATCGAGAAGGAGTTCCAGAAGCCGGGCAACCTCGCGGACATCGTCCGCAAGATTGAAAACCGCGAGCTGCGAGCCTCCGTGCTGCGCATGCTCGTCGAGGTGGCGTGCGCCGACGGGGAGATCGCGACCGGGGAGCGCGCGGCCGTGAAGGACGCCGCCAGGACCTTCGGCATCGACACATCGGTCGCCGACGAGCTCATCGCCTGGACGCTCGACTCCATCAAGCTGGACCAGCGCGAGAAGGAGATCATGTCGAAGCTGCTGTGA
- a CDS encoding aspartyl/asparaginyl beta-hydroxylase domain-containing protein — MVAQTSPEELTAQVRQRIVDLARQGGYFDAVLNAGPELDRLKHYLRMLAGQVPAPPSRPEQSPTIFPPFPGLDERPWRDPPPPAAKALEECLAAVTRDLERLEHADLLHYDSGIVGTGRWTVHPIYFGGERTDRLFWPQLAMEETAAAVRSLDGECTDFPLADVLFSSHEPGTTLTPHCSWDGFRMRLHLGLRVPEGCGIRVGTESRHWQPGRVLTFHDSFEHETWNRGTERRVVLIADCWHPGLTVPERDALLGLTRKFEVRAMLAQLRVPEAMSEPLLVRFAEQERTDARVRHFWNM, encoded by the coding sequence ATGGTCGCGCAGACGTCACCCGAGGAGCTCACCGCGCAGGTGCGCCAGCGCATCGTCGACCTGGCCCGGCAGGGCGGCTACTTCGACGCGGTCCTGAACGCGGGGCCGGAGCTGGACCGGCTGAAGCACTACCTGCGCATGCTCGCGGGACAGGTGCCCGCGCCCCCCAGCCGGCCCGAGCAGTCCCCCACCATCTTCCCGCCCTTCCCCGGCCTGGACGAACGGCCATGGCGCGACCCTCCGCCGCCGGCCGCGAAGGCGCTGGAGGAGTGCCTGGCCGCGGTGACGCGCGACCTGGAGCGGCTGGAGCACGCGGACCTGCTGCACTACGACTCCGGCATCGTCGGCACCGGCCGCTGGACCGTGCACCCCATCTACTTCGGCGGCGAGCGCACCGACCGTCTCTTCTGGCCCCAGCTCGCCATGGAGGAGACAGCGGCAGCGGTGCGGTCGCTGGACGGCGAGTGCACCGACTTCCCGCTGGCGGACGTGCTCTTCTCCTCGCACGAACCCGGCACCACGCTAACGCCGCACTGCTCGTGGGACGGCTTCCGGATGCGGCTGCACCTGGGGCTCCGGGTGCCGGAGGGCTGCGGCATCCGCGTGGGCACCGAGAGCCGGCACTGGCAGCCGGGCCGCGTGCTCACCTTCCACGACTCCTTCGAGCACGAGACCTGGAACCGGGGCACCGAGCGCCGCGTGGTGCTCATCGCGGACTGCTGGCACCCCGGCCTCACCGTTCCGGAGCGAGACGCCCTGCTCGGCCTCACGCGCAAGTTCGAGGTCCGCGCAATGCTCGCGCAATTGCGCGTGCCGGAAGCCATGTCCGAGCCCCTCCTCGTCCGCTTCGCGGAGCAGGAGCGCACGGACGCCCGGGTGCGCCACTTCTGGAACATGTGA